The Acidobacteriota bacterium genome has a segment encoding these proteins:
- a CDS encoding DUF4097 family beta strand repeat-containing protein, whose protein sequence is MIKKRQGQLTAALAAAALAVMLVAAPALAEQRFQEKFEKTVPLVKTGRLYLSNISGNIEVMTWKEAQVKIEALKTSKAGSLDKAKENAALVTIEVTGEAEAVRVETQYPKRQGGFWGGDSPNVSVDYKVWVPEQAGVELRSISGDVEVAPLGGPAKIKSVSGDVRLGGAAGADVDLVSGNLILKDVAGDAYINAVSGDIDASAIKGSVEARTVSGDIKLLDVSGAQTVKAGSTSGDIIYTGAIKEGGRYEFNAHSGDVRMTIPAASSFDLEANTFSGDIESEFEISVSGKISPREIRGTVGKGGATLMLKTFSGNIDLRKK, encoded by the coding sequence ATGATCAAGAAGCGCCAAGGACAACTGACCGCTGCTCTGGCCGCCGCGGCCCTGGCCGTCATGCTGGTCGCGGCCCCGGCCCTGGCCGAGCAGCGGTTCCAGGAGAAGTTCGAGAAGACCGTGCCCCTGGTCAAGACGGGCCGGCTCTATCTCTCCAATATCTCCGGCAATATCGAGGTCATGACCTGGAAGGAAGCCCAGGTCAAGATCGAGGCCCTCAAGACCTCGAAGGCCGGCTCGCTCGACAAGGCCAAGGAGAACGCGGCCCTGGTGACCATCGAGGTCACGGGCGAAGCCGAGGCGGTCCGCGTCGAAACGCAGTATCCCAAGCGCCAGGGCGGCTTCTGGGGCGGGGATTCGCCCAATGTCTCCGTGGACTACAAGGTCTGGGTGCCCGAGCAGGCCGGAGTCGAGCTCCGGTCGATCAGCGGCGACGTCGAAGTGGCGCCGCTCGGCGGCCCGGCCAAGATCAAGAGCGTCAGCGGCGACGTCCGGCTCGGCGGCGCGGCCGGCGCGGACGTCGACCTGGTCAGCGGTAACCTGATCCTGAAGGACGTCGCCGGCGACGCCTACATCAACGCCGTATCGGGCGACATCGACGCCTCGGCGATCAAAGGCTCGGTCGAGGCCAGGACCGTGAGCGGCGACATCAAGCTGCTGGACGTCTCGGGGGCCCAGACGGTCAAGGCCGGGAGCACCAGCGGCGACATCATCTACACCGGGGCGATCAAGGAAGGCGGCCGCTACGAGTTCAACGCGCACAGCGGCGACGTGCGCATGACCATCCCCGCCGCCTCGTCGTTCGACCTCGAGGCCAACACTTTCAGCGGCGACATCGAAAGCGAGTTCGAGATCTCGGTCAGCGGCAAGATCTCGCCGCGCGAGATCCGCGGCACGGTCGGCAAGGGCGGGGCGACGCTCATGCTCAAGACCTTCAGCGGCAACATCGACCTGAGGAAGAAATAA
- a CDS encoding zf-HC2 domain-containing protein, which produces MRCRKAMKDISRLVDGELPERERARLERHLAACPGCRELEADLRKIVAGAARLGAPEPSGRVWASIRADLAGRPAEAAAGRKRAFRRPAPGAWLPAFRYAGVAAAAVVLVAAGIVAGRRVGRGPAAPGPEARERYTLAKLDEAERHYQQAITSLSEAFAAQKGVLAPEVAEVFDRNLSVIDATIQACRRAVSEEPDDLDARNYLMAAYTQKITVLDDALDLQRRGRDAANGRKII; this is translated from the coding sequence CATCAGCCGCCTGGTCGACGGCGAGCTCCCGGAGCGCGAGCGCGCCCGGCTGGAGCGCCACCTGGCCGCCTGCCCCGGGTGCCGCGAGCTCGAGGCCGACCTGCGGAAGATCGTGGCCGGGGCGGCCAGGCTCGGCGCCCCCGAGCCGTCCGGGAGGGTCTGGGCCAGCATCCGGGCCGACCTCGCGGGCCGGCCGGCGGAAGCGGCGGCCGGGAGGAAAAGGGCTTTCCGGCGCCCGGCGCCCGGCGCGTGGCTGCCGGCCTTTCGTTACGCCGGCGTGGCGGCCGCGGCCGTCGTCCTCGTCGCCGCGGGGATCGTCGCCGGACGGCGCGTCGGCCGCGGGCCGGCGGCGCCCGGGCCCGAGGCCCGCGAGCGATACACGCTGGCCAAGCTCGACGAGGCCGAGCGCCACTACCAGCAGGCCATCACGTCCCTCAGCGAGGCCTTCGCCGCCCAGAAGGGCGTCCTCGCGCCCGAGGTCGCCGAGGTCTTCGACCGCAACCTGTCGGTCATCGACGCCACCATCCAGGCCTGCCGGCGGGCCGTGAGTGAAGAGCCGGACGACCTCGACGCCCGGAATTACCTGATGGCCGCCTACACGCAAAAGATCACCGTGCTCGACGACGCCCTGGACCTCCAGCGCAGGGGCCGGGACGCCGCGAACGGGCGGAAGATCATCTGA